DNA sequence from the Shewanella piezotolerans WP3 genome:
TTATCGCCATTACTATCTAGTACGGCCACCGAATTTGGAATACTATCAGTGATTCCAGGGAGCTGAGTCACCGACGCTCCACCGTTTGCCGCAAATGAGTGAATTAACTTTCCCGTTTCTGCATCAACGATAAAGACTCCACGCCCCAGCGTATCTGGGCTGCCAACGGCAGCGCTGTCTTTAGTTGCTGGCGAATATCCCGCGCCAAAGATAAGTACTGGTTTAGCTTTTGAAAATTCGGTATTTCCAGTTGGCCAACCAGGTATATAAGTTACGACAGGCTCCGCCCAAGTCTGCCCGAGCTCGGACATACCAGTGCTATTAGAGTTTATTTTCCACATAAACGTGGGTTTATCAGGGTTGCTAATATCTAGAGCGTAATAGGATTTCCCTCCTCGTCGCATACCGACAAAAAGCCATGCTTTTTCAACTGAGCCGTCAGCAGCAGCTTTAACATAGGAAACTGGGGGACTATCTAATCCATATATTGAATGAACTCCTGTTGGGACATTAGCTTTTAATTCACGAATATTTGGCAGCAATTCATAGGGCATAAATGCCCATGATTCAGATACAGAGGTATCTTCATCTTTAAACATGTGCAAATATCCATGGTTAGTTCCAACGATAACTCTAATATCTGGTGAGCCCGCAGTACCAAAGTTCATTGCTAATGGTTTAGAATGTAAGGGATCTCCAAAAATGTCTTGTCTTGCATCAGTTTTTGAAGAGTCGTTATCATCATCATCGACATCCTTACCTTTAGCCCAATCAAAATAACTGTTTAAGCTACTTTGAGTCACTCCCATATAACTTGCTAGCGCAGCGTCCCCACCAGCTACAGACGAAGCATTGCTCTTACTAAAAGCAGCCAGACCACCATTAGAGCCAAAATTACCATATAGAGTCCGACTAGTCGCACTTCTTAACTCGTGCGCAACCCCACCAACTCTAACATCGTTTCCATCACCACCACCGCTGCTTGCACTGCAAACGCTATTGGGAGTCCAATATGAACATGCTGAGTTACTTAAGTTACCATCGGAACCAATAGCTGCATTGCCATTTTTATCAACGATATCGCCGCTACCAGTCACTTTAAACTTCTTAATATTGCCCATCCATCGTGGACCTTTATTAGGCAAAAACATTGCATAATACACGGAGTCAAAAGTTTGGGTTCTATCAAAGTTGTTGCTTGCTATAGACGGAGAGGTAAAACTTGCATTAACCTCTAGAATCTGTGAAAAAACTTGTTGCAGAGCTGATTGTAATTGTGTTGCATTCTTAGCTGGAAAATATGTACCACCGCTTAACTCAGCCGTCTTTTTAAGAATAGGTTCTGCATCGGCTGCACCGTCACTAAAACCGATAGTGTATGTTGTAACGAATTGTTCCCCAGCAAGTGAAGGATTAACATCTTGCCGATGCATAATGCTCGCTAAGGCAGGTAGATAACTACCATCCACTCTCTCAGAAGATTTGTAACCACTCATTTTCGATACTTTGGTATTAGCCGCTGAATCCTGAGTCGGGGAGCCATCAGTGATGTAGACAACATAGGAACGATTCGAACACTGTGAGCTTTTAAATGGTGATACATAATTACCGTTACTTTCTATTGATTTATCTCTCGTTGGCGTCATGCTGCCAGCTTCCTTGGCAAAATGAACTGCGCTACCTGAGAAGTAACGGTATGCTTCGTACAACGTTTCACAAAGGGGAGTATTAGTTTCAGCATTTAGATCATTAATCTTGTCAACTAGGGAAATTTTATCGCCAGTGCTTAAACGATTAATACCAGAAACAATGCGCCCACCATCTGTTCTTTTACTCGTATTATAGTTAAATATAGCAAGTCCGAAATCGACACTTGGCGTGGTGACTACCGTATCTTCCATGACTCGCTTAGCAATGTTCATCCGTGTTTGCCAGCTACTCGATTTATAACCATGATACCAATTAACATACCGCTCGGTGTATAACGTCACTGATTTACCGGTACCAAACTTGGTTAAGAATGCAGCATCAATAGCATTTTCGATATCTGAGGACGAAGCGCTACTTGAAATATGAGTATATGGGATTGGTGCAGCTTTAGAGCCTAAACTATCAACAGGTAGCCCATTATCAACACCAGTAGCATTTTCAAATTTTATGTCGTCATTCGTTTCAAAATCTTCAAAGCAATCAACTTGCGAGACTGCACTACCTAAAGTATCAGGTAGCTCTAGCCAAGTTCCATTTTCACCAACAAAACCATATTCTCGTACAAAACCTGTAAACACACCGTAATCAGCCAAGTACTCCTTCGATGACTTACAGCCATTAACAGAATTATAAAAGTAATTATTGCTTGTTGGTTCAGGGACGCTGCCGCCGCCTTTAGCATAATATAACTTAGTACCGTCATTGACGGTTTCACCACGAGAGTAAAAGTTTTCACTGTACTCCTGAGTTCGCATACTTCCAGAATTATCAAAAATAATCAGTACTTGAGGCCTAGAGCCTGAACGTGCAGAAGATTCAAATACATACAGCTCAGTATCATCAGAATAACTTGCACCTGATATCATGATAAGTACAGTTGCGACTATGATTAAAAACTGTCCAAATTTCATAATCAGTTCCCTGTTGCCCCTAAAATTTCTTGCTCTATTCCTGAGACAACGGTTAGCTGTCCCATGTTATTGCGGCCAAACGTTGCTTGACTGGATATTTCAATCGTCACGCATCCAATCATATCTGGCTGTGTTGCTTGGCTAGTTCTAATGCAAGCACCATCATCAGAGAGTACAGTAAGTGAACTGGTCACTGTAAATTCGCTATCAGCAATATCTGCGGGGTTAGCCGGTAAGGAGGCAAAAGTCGTGCCCTCATTACTGTTGATAAGTCTATCTTGCGCCCCATGAGCATTCGCCATCGCTTCTATACGTTCAGATCCCGCCCCAGCCATTCTTATTGATTGGGTTGAGTTAACTGCCAATGCAACTCCAATTACCGTCATAATTAGTAGGATAATGATTGAGAAAAACAACACTATTCCTTTCTCTTTACGAACCTGCATATTAATTACCCACCAATATTGGATTTTCTAGGACGATAGTTGAAGATAATACTCGCCTTCTAAAGCCATCATTAGTTGCAACAATCGTCTTATCACCAAGCAAATAGCTATTGTCATTATCATAACTATCATCTTCTTCGAGCGTTCTAACTAGAATATATACTCTAAGTGCGACTAATCTTTGGGAGGGCGAGCCATCCCACATCGTTGAAGTGACATTTGCAGCAGGCATAAAACTATCTGCACTATCATCGCCATCGAAATCGAAGCCATACAGCACCCTTAGATTCTCAACGCCCTCAACTAATTGTTCATAGCTTGCACTGGTTTTCATGCCCCCAACACCAAGCACTCGCCTCATAAGGACAGGAACTCCATTGTCTGTTTGGATGAAGTAGATATGGTGTTGATATTCCCAAAACCTTGCATTATCCAGAGAGGGAGCTGCTTGGCTACCCGCAAAGATAATCGCTTCATTAAGGTTTGTAGCCATATAGTAAGAGTTTGTATTAAACGTCGTCACTGCTGGGCCAATCAAACGCTTCACCTGCAACACGTCGGTACCGGATAACGTAGAGCTTAAGCAGCTAAACGACTCAGTAGAGACTCCACTTTCATAACCCCAAACTTTCCTAAAGTTTGCAGCGCTATTTAGGATAGGCAAGCTGGCATTATTCACCCCTCCTCCAACACAATCACTGGATGTTGCAATATTTCCAGCTTGGATAGTGGTATTCACACCAACACTCAGGTTAGTGCCAGTAAGCTCCGCCATAAAACCTGCCTGGCTAATATCCCGCTCAATTAGTGCTAATGCTACACGGCCATTTTCTTGAAGTTGGTTA
Encoded proteins:
- a CDS encoding pilus assembly protein produces the protein MKFGQFLIIVATVLIMISGASYSDDTELYVFESSARSGSRPQVLIIFDNSGSMRTQEYSENFYSRGETVNDGTKLYYAKGGGSVPEPTSNNYFYNSVNGCKSSKEYLADYGVFTGFVREYGFVGENGTWLELPDTLGSAVSQVDCFEDFETNDDIKFENATGVDNGLPVDSLGSKAAPIPYTHISSSASSSDIENAIDAAFLTKFGTGKSVTLYTERYVNWYHGYKSSSWQTRMNIAKRVMEDTVVTTPSVDFGLAIFNYNTSKRTDGGRIVSGINRLSTGDKISLVDKINDLNAETNTPLCETLYEAYRYFSGSAVHFAKEAGSMTPTRDKSIESNGNYVSPFKSSQCSNRSYVVYITDGSPTQDSAANTKVSKMSGYKSSERVDGSYLPALASIMHRQDVNPSLAGEQFVTTYTIGFSDGAADAEPILKKTAELSGGTYFPAKNATQLQSALQQVFSQILEVNASFTSPSIASNNFDRTQTFDSVYYAMFLPNKGPRWMGNIKKFKVTGSGDIVDKNGNAAIGSDGNLSNSACSYWTPNSVCSASSGGGDGNDVRVGGVAHELRSATSRTLYGNFGSNGGLAAFSKSNASSVAGGDAALASYMGVTQSSLNSYFDWAKGKDVDDDDNDSSKTDARQDIFGDPLHSKPLAMNFGTAGSPDIRVIVGTNHGYLHMFKDEDTSVSESWAFMPYELLPNIRELKANVPTGVHSIYGLDSPPVSYVKAAADGSVEKAWLFVGMRRGGKSYYALDISNPDKPTFMWKINSNSTGMSELGQTWAEPVVTYIPGWPTGNTEFSKAKPVLIFGAGYSPATKDSAAVGSPDTLGRGVFIVDAETGKLIHSFAANGGASVTQLPGITDSIPNSVAVLDSNGDKLTDRFYATDTGANVWRIDLPSANPKDSIKPWTAFKFADLGGASTTSDRRFFAEAAVAQTMFTNISEVDVTVDGTTTTTKTYQNVPYDAVVVGSGHRPHPLDLLRSDKFFTLQDRNVVSRPFNGDEGNEIPAAITMANLYNVSSAAPESELENIEFGTKRGWYYQFSGKGEKSLSAATIIQGRVFFTSYVPGDNSDANQCLVSGVGRLYGFDLHRGIRSYTHEYLEMGERVPDTPQLVVPPNGEDDSYMYLIGIGAAGDKMEHKECPEGSLNCPPPPPCEAGDSKCVGGGLGVNRIYYHVDD
- a CDS encoding pilus assembly PilX family protein; this encodes MQVRKEKGIVLFFSIIILLIMTVIGVALAVNSTQSIRMAGAGSERIEAMANAHGAQDRLINSNEGTTFASLPANPADIADSEFTVTSSLTVLSDDGACIRTSQATQPDMIGCVTIEISSQATFGRNNMGQLTVVSGIEQEILGATGN
- a CDS encoding PilW family protein, with protein sequence MNRKIIGKWQTGFSLVELMVAMLVSLFLSAGLFSMFAMSSSNVATTSQFNQLQENGRVALALIERDISQAGFMAELTGTNLSVGVNTTIQAGNIATSSDCVGGGVNNASLPILNSAANFRKVWGYESGVSTESFSCLSSTLSGTDVLQVKRLIGPAVTTFNTNSYYMATNLNEAIIFAGSQAAPSLDNARFWEYQHHIYFIQTDNGVPVLMRRVLGVGGMKTSASYEQLVEGVENLRVLYGFDFDGDDSADSFMPAANVTSTMWDGSPSQRLVALRVYILVRTLEEDDSYDNDNSYLLGDKTIVATNDGFRRRVLSSTIVLENPILVGN